In Oryza sativa Japonica Group chromosome 2, ASM3414082v1, the following are encoded in one genomic region:
- the LOC4331272 gene encoding rac-like GTP-binding protein 5, producing the protein MSASRFIKCVTVGDGAVGKTCMLISYTSNTFPTDYVPTVFDNFSANVVVDGSTVNLGLWDTAGQEDYNRLRPLSYRGADVFLLAFSLISKASYENVSKKWIPELRHYAPGVPIILVGTKLDLRDDKQFFVDHPGAVPISTAQGEELRKLIGAAAYIECSSKTQQNIKAVFDAAIKVVLQPPKQKKKKKKAQKGCAIL; encoded by the exons ATGAGCGCGTCTCGGTTCATCAAGTGCGTCACCGTGGGGGACGGCGCCGTGGGCAAGACCTGCATGCTCATCTCCTACACCTCCAACACCTTCCCCACG GACTATGTTCCAACTGTTTTTGATAACTTCAGTGCAAATGTTGTGGTCGATGGGAGCACTGTGAACTTGGGGTTGTGGGATACAGCAG GACAAGAGGACTACAATAGGCTACGCCCGTTGAGCTATCGTGGCGCTGATGTTTTCCTGCTGGCCTTTTCTCTGATCAGCAAAGCAAGCTATGAGAATGTTTCTAAAAAG TGGATACCTGAATTAAGGCATTATGCTCCTGGTGTGCCAATAATTCTCGTTGGAACAAAGCTTG ATCTGCGGGATGATAAGCAATTTTTCGTAGATCACCCTGGTGCTGTACCTATTTCCACTGCTCAG GGCGAAGAGCTGAGGAAACTCATTGGTGCAGCGGCATACATTGAATGCAGTTCAAAAACACAGCAA AACATCAAGGCAGTTTTCGATGCTGCGATTAAGGTGGTTCTCCAGCCTccaaagcaaaagaagaagaagaaaaaggcgCAGAAAGGATGTGCCATCTTGTAA
- the LOC4331274 gene encoding uncharacterized protein produces the protein MREIWSSFGLWMLLLMLEAVSPAKIHGNPANDLVALVNANRTATKLPHLRTSAGLGCMALQYISDCIGIGIGCAGDNTVACQPPEAHITEVYAANCGVELPTVDVITGRLLGCHRQRSDAEAALEAVLSGSGNSTAARAVIRGKEHTQVGAGFDRAHRRGPFFWCLLFSSGSANSTFLLEAAGKGVHQSHGCFSVPDNTSLSLSCSSAAAAAVPLLFFILLLLPVLQVYY, from the exons atgcGGGAGATCTGGAGCAGCTTCGGCCTCtggatgctgctgctgatgctggaAGCTGTTTCCCCTGCAAAGATCCACG GGAACCCCGCGAACGACCTGGTGGCGCTGGTGAACGCCAACCGGACGGCGACCAAGCTGCCTCATCTGCGCACCAGCGCTGGCCTTGGCTGCATGGCGCTGCAGTACATCTCCGACTGCATTGGCATTGGCATTGGGTGCGCCGGTGACAACACGGTGGCGTGCCAGCCCCCCGAGGCCCACATCACCGAGGTGTACGCCGCCAactgcggcgtcgagctccccACGGTGGACGTCATCACGGGCCGCCTCCTCGGCTGCCACCGCCAGCGCTCCGACGCGGAGGCCGCGCTGGAGGCCGTGCTCTCCGGCTCCGGCAACAGCACCGCCGCTAGAGCGGTCATCCGCGGCAAGGAGCACACCCAGGTGGGCGCCGGGTTCGACCGCGCGCACCGCCGCGGGCCCTTCTTCTGGTGCCTCCTCTTCAGCAGCGGCAGCGCCAACTCCACCTTCCTGCTCGAGGCCGCCGGCAAGGGCGTCCACCAGTCTCACGGCTGCTTCAGCGTCCCTGACAACactagtctctctctctcctgcagcagcgccgccgccgctgctgtgcctttgctcttcttcatcctcctcctcctcccagtaCTACAAGTTTATTATTAG